CAGAACCTGGTGAGTGGAGACGGGGAGTCTGCCCAGGACCCCGGCTCCCTGCGCCGGGGGATGCTGCTGAGCTGGATGCGGCCCTGCCGCAGGACGTGGGTGGGGAGGGATGAGCCTGGGAAGCTTGGTATGGGGTTGGCCACTTTGCCGGTGGTTTTGGGGAGAGTGTTGTGTTTAAGTGGTGGGGTTCACTCACGGGGGATGCACGGATGATTTGGGGTGCCTGATCTTTTTGCTTGATTTCTCCAGAAAAACCTGAGTGGATCAGCAGATAGGAGCGGAAGGGCCAGGCCGGCTTGTCGTTCAGACAAGGTGAGCACCAAGGGACCCAGGGCTGGGGCATTGTGTGGGCTGAGCCCCCGGGGAGCTGTCGAGCACCTCTCCCTGCCTGGGCCTGTGTGCTTCTCTCCTCTCCAGGACCAGAAGATCCTGCTCTCCATCTACAACATCAGCATGTCCCTGCGGGAGGTGGCGGCTGGCACCCTGCGCAGCCCCGAGGAGCTGGCGGTGTGGAAGGTGGCCAGAAACACCGACTTTGTGCTCAGGGAGAACTGCAGGAAAATCAGCCAGGTAGGAGCCCTGCCCCTTCCCAGTCACCCCCGTGGCTCCCAGTTCCCCAGCAcacaggctgtgggcagcacctgCCCTGTTGCACACTTCTGCCTGCACATGAGGAGTCTCTaggctctgcctgcagcatcctggggcgggggggaggctcTGTACTGGGTTTGATGGCACATCCCAGTGAGCTTTAAACTGGCCGGGGTGGGAAGTCCAACTGTGGCAGTGTGGGACAAACTGGTGGGGGTTTATCACCAGCTCCCAAGTGGGTTTGTCCGCCCATGCCACGGCTGATGGGAACACAGACCCTTGTCCTGGTGGGATGCAGCCTGGAGGGTGGGCGCACCCAGTCCTGCTCTGCCTCCTGGGTGCTCTTAGGCAGGAACTGGGATTTCTCCCCAAAGGGCTGGTCTGGGCTCCCCTGGCATCCCCGGGGCTCTTCCGGGGAAACCCCCGCTGGGAGGATCCCCTACAGCAGCCGCCAGCAGCTCATTAACTCGCGGGGAAACCCCAGGGCAGTggagctccagctctgcctggctcTGGTGTGGTGCTGGTGTtgtcccaccccccacccccccatcgcTGGGAAAATCAGCCAGGACTAACGCTGCCCGGGGTTTATGGCTGTGGGGTGGAGATGCTGCTGGCCTGGAAAAGCACCTGCAGACCTGACCTGGCCCTCTGCCCTATGTGTGAtgtgctggggggcgggggggggacagcCAACTCTGGGGACCCGAGAGCACAGCCATGGGTGGTTTGGGCACCCCAGCCTGCACACAAACCCCACGAGGGGTGGCTTTTGTCCCCCTAACGCCTGCATGATGGTGGGGGGGGTTATTTCTGCTCCCTCGGCACGCCAACCACAGAACCCGGCGCCCGTCCCGGCAGAGCCCCGGCGCAGGGGACCCAGCCGCAGGAGGAAGCAGCTGCGGGAGATTGGGAGGAAGGCGGAGAGGCTGGCGACCTGCTGGGAGAAGCTTTATGCCCTGCATGCACCCCACCGTGCCCCCCGGGACTCGTAGGGATGCCCTCGCCACGCGCCGGAGGGACGGGCTGCTCCGGCGCCGCGGCTGCCGGAGTCTTGTTTGGAAACTTGGGGCAAATTCAACCCTGAAGGCAGCGGAGTTGCTACCGGTGGGTGTCGAAGTTGAATTCATCCTCCTGTTTCAACCTTGGGATGGGCCCCATCGCACATGGTGGGGGCTGGCAGGTCCGTTTGCCCTGGGATGGCTGCGGCAGGAAGCCGGAACACCAGAAACGTGGGGGAGAAGAAGGGAATGTGTTGGAAAAATGAGGTGAGGCGTGGGATTTCTGCGATGCTTCTGGCCCTGCATCACCTGCTGCTTTCTTGGGGACAACAGTTGCTTTTGGGGGCAAAAAGAGGACGTGTGGGGCCGTGACTTGCAGGGCTCTGCTGGAAGTGGGACCACCGTGCATCTGCAGGGCTCTGAGGGGGGCCGGGCTGTGGGGAGGGACACGCGGAGCACATGGGGAAGCCTAGGGCTAAACAGCAAAACCCCAGGTAGCTGCGGGGGCTCGAGGCCAAGGCTCGGCCGCTGGGATGGGCAGCACCGCGGAGGGACCCGGCTGCTCGCCACTGTGGGTGTCCTGGCACCCCCCGCAGGGATGTGGGGTGCAGTGAGATGAGGAGCATCCTCCCTCCTCACCACGCTCAGCCACCACCCCAGCCGGGCTCCCCACTCCCCTGTTGGGTGGCAAACAGTCTCTGGGAAGCCAGAAATAAAACCTCTCCTTCCCTGGAAGCCCTTTGGGTGCTTTATGGGGTGACCCaggggctcttgtgctgggcacAGGGTCCGGGCAGGGCGCAGGGGCTGTGCAGGCCCAGGAAGGAGCAGACAGGGGCAGTGGGCACCGTGGCATCCCATCTCTGCCCACCCTACCTCCATCCCTGGCCCACGGGGCCCTATCCTGCCTGGGTGGTGGAGGACAGGgctctgctgcaggagctgctttTTGGGGAGGCTCTTTCCTCTCCCTgagctgcgggcagggctggggagggtgggctGGCTTTGTGCccctgcctcggtttccccaggCCCTCTCCAGCTGGGCGGATGCTGTCACAGCCGTGGCGGGGGGCTGGGTGGCTGTGGGGACGTCTGTCGAGGACACGAGATGGCAGCAGTGGGCTGTGCGCGCCGAGCGGAGCCGGACGGCTGCCCACGGCCGAGTGTGTCCCTGTGGCCTGGGCCACGCGGCCACCTGGACCACGGCCACGGCTCCTGCCTGGGCCACAGCCACGCCAGCATCTCCTGGCCACATCCCCAGGGGGACTTCGGCCACTCTCCCAGGTGCCAGTGGGGTGCTGCTGGTGAGCAGGACCCCCCCACCTGTGCGCCTTGGGGTGGCACAATTCCCCTGGGGGTTTCATCTGgctggggcggggagggcaggagaTGCTCGGGGGTCCTTGCCCACCCCCTGCCTCTGGAAGAGGAGCCTTTGGGGGGGGCTGCGTTGCTGGGGGTGGGTAGGAgagggccccccccccacctccctgggcacACCACAGCCCCTGGGGTTTAGCAAGATGGGGGCAGGACAGGGACCCTGGTTTGGAGGGGTACAGGCTCCTCCTGTGGGGTCCCGGGTGACGCCGTCTGCGTGGCACGGGGCAGGCTGGCGCCGGTGGGGGGGCCCATCCGGGGAGCCACGGTTTGGCACATCCCCACGCCAGAGGCCTCCCGGAGCTGCGCCTCCCCAGCCGGCCCCACCATGGCCTTCCTccctgctccatcctcctcctcggggTACCCGGAGAGGGGGGATGAGGCTCAAACGctgccttcttttcctcctgCCCTTTCTACTGCCTCCACATGGGGGGTTTGCACTAGTTTagatttgggttttctttcttattcCCCCCTTCATCCCAaccacccccccccaaatataacattccccccccccgtcccctgcCAGCATCCCAAAATAGCCCTGTTGATGCTTTATAGCCTGCAGACGGGGCCGGGGGTCCCGTGGGGGCCCCGGTGGCTCGTGCAGCGGCGTGAGCGGGCTGGTGGCTTGGGACAGGGTGACTCACTGCCTTTTTCTGCGTCAAGGCTGGAGCAAAGTCCCCCCCGCTCCGCCGAACCAGATAAAACAGAGCAATAACCGGCCTTGTTCGTTACCCTCCCCTCGCAGGCAGGACCggctgcctctgcaggcaggaaTAGGGGAGGCTGCGCCCAGTGCTGCCGGTTTGGCATCTGAGTGGCGGTGGGAAGCGTGTGCTGGCGTTCACGGGGGTTTGCGGGCGTTGGCACGCTCACCGCGAGCTTGCCGTGAGCTCACCGCGAGCAccggctgcggggaggggggagagggagccCGGTGTGGCGGCAGGAATGAGTgcatggaaaggaaggaaagagtgaaggaagaggcaaaagggagggaggggaaaagcgAGGTCGAAGCGATGGTGGAATCAGAGCAAAAACAGCCGGAAAAAGGAAACAG
The sequence above is drawn from the Strix uralensis isolate ZFMK-TIS-50842 chromosome 18, bStrUra1, whole genome shotgun sequence genome and encodes:
- the C18H20orf204 gene encoding uncharacterized protein C20orf204 homolog, translating into MEACGQGLKVEPGPSLHPQLPSTTADAEPFLVQILPRVLSCAVLLLLLVAVLSRGKRCSIAKILRQYRAVIFHEIQNLKNLSGSADRSGRARPACRSDKDQKILLSIYNISMSLREVAAGTLRSPEELAVWKVARNTDFVLRENCRKISQNPAPVPAEPRRRGPSRRRKQLREIGRKAERLATCWEKLYALHAPHRAPRDS